A single region of the Streptococcus macedonicus ACA-DC 198 genome encodes:
- a CDS encoding Transposase: protein MNRRGLKSNYTKANYRKHTSNVNSSDIGNTLNRIFTDREPLEAIITDLTYIRIGTTWCYVCFIIDLFNREIIGHSCGSNKDAALVKRAFQTISHPLTEVKIFHTDRGKEFDNKLIDTILKTFAIERSLSKKGCPYDNAVAESTYKSFKVEFVYPNTFDTLNQLKLQLFDYVNWWNYLRLHGSLGYKTPISIRNRRLVERILDNEHGRGSVA from the coding sequence ATGAACAGACGAGGGTTGAAATCAAATTATACAAAGGCGAATTATCGAAAGCATACATCAAATGTAAATTCCTCCGATATTGGCAACACCTTGAATCGTATCTTCACTGACCGTGAACCTTTGGAAGCAATCATCACGGATCTGACCTATATAAGAATTGGCACAACGTGGTGTTATGTTTGTTTCATTATTGATTTATTCAATCGTGAGATCATTGGTCATTCCTGTGGTTCAAACAAAGATGCAGCGTTGGTCAAACGTGCATTCCAAACTATCTCCCACCCTTTGACTGAAGTCAAAATCTTCCATACAGATCGAGGGAAGGAATTTGATAATAAACTAATTGATACGATCTTAAAGACATTTGCCATCGAACGATCACTGAGCAAGAAAGGTTGTCCTTATGATAATGCAGTGGCAGAATCAACCTACAAATCATTCAAAGTAGAATTTGTTTATCCGAATACATTTGACACATTGAATCAACTCAAACTGCAATTATTTGATTACGTTAATTGGTGGAATTATCTTCGGTTACACGGTTCTTTGGGATATAAGACACCAATCAGCATTCGAAATCGGAGATTGGTGGAGCGGATCCTTGATAATGAGCATGGACGTGGTAGCGTTGCGTAG